From the genome of Asterias amurensis chromosome 17, ASM3211899v1, one region includes:
- the LOC139949977 gene encoding alpha-1A adrenergic receptor-like isoform X2, producing MSSGQVPSTIRADCPNCFLAIIIAMWLEASIATVANTLAIMAFFMSKKIRKKVSNYFILNLSVADLLVGAVVMPINNVSVYYGYWPFGKVVCKIWLLLVFACTVLSSFALVLISWDRYLWVRAPLVYIHNQSKKRALAVIAGTIFATYTFVSVIDVGWEVFSGEQQVNYSTTCESEGIFSIPYAFITFAFEFVLPAGLLATFNILVFIKIRKMLLQRQRTESGTISIECRNSKRNKTTSDADLRDSSLRQPTSNGAASPRQPGPQAYRKSAIMLGLMTGAFIICWCPWFIIIFINALNGGDYVSFDLLWSMSYLMFANSAINPFLYASTNIHYKAEMLSLLCFFRRR from the coding sequence atgtCATCTGGACAAGTCCCCTCAACCATCCGGGCCGACTGCCCGAACTGTTTCCTGGCCATTATCATAGCAATGTGGCTGGAGGCTTCAATTGCCACCGTAGCTAACACCCTAGCCATCATGGCTTTCTTTATGTCCAAGAAAATCCGCAAGAAAGTGTCAAACTACTTCATCCTGAACCTCTCTGTAGCTGACCTACTAGTTGGTGCAGTCGTGATGCCCATCAATAACGTTTCTGTGTACTACGGCTACTGGCCGTTCGGTAAGGTCGTCTGTAAAATCTGGTTACTCCTGGTGTTCGCCTGTACAGTCCTGTCCAGCTTCGCCTTGGTGCTCATTAGCTGGGACCGCTATCTGTGGGTGAGAGCCCCGTTGGTTTACATCCACAACCAATCAAAGAAGCGCGCACTAGCTGTTATAGCTGGTACGATTTTCGCCACATATACCTTCGTGTCTGTAATAGATGTCGGTTGGGAGGTGTTTTCTGGGGAGCAGCAGGTGAACTACTCGACCACATGTGAGTCGGAAGGAATATTCTCTATACCATATGCCTTTATAACATTTGCCTTTGAGTTTGTCCTTCCAGCTGGGTTGCTTGCGACGTTTAACATACTAGTGTTCATCAAAATCAGAAAGATGCTGCTACAGCGTCAACGCACTGAATCAGGGACGATATCAATTGAATGCAGGAACAGCAAGAGAAACAAGACAACATCGGATGCTGACCTGAGGGACTCCAGCCTTCGTCAGCCAACCTCAAACGGCGCTGCCTCACCGAGGCAGCCCGGTCCGCAAGCCTACCGCAAGTCAGCCATCATGCTCGGCCTAATGACTGGGGCATTCATCATATGTTGGTGCCCCTGGTTTATCATTATATTTATAAACGCCCTCAATGGTGGGGACTATGTCAGCTTTGACTTGCTGTGGTCAATGTCATATCTTATGTTTGCAAACTCAGCGATTAACCCATTCCTTTATGCTTCAACTAACATTCATTACAAAGCAGAGATGCTATCACTTCTTTGCTTTTTCCGCCGAAGGTAG
- the LOC139949977 gene encoding alpha-1A adrenergic receptor-like isoform X1 — MLCNWWYANNLCTAFNQTTDGTRVSEMSSGQVPSTIRADCPNCFLAIIIAMWLEASIATVANTLAIMAFFMSKKIRKKVSNYFILNLSVADLLVGAVVMPINNVSVYYGYWPFGKVVCKIWLLLVFACTVLSSFALVLISWDRYLWVRAPLVYIHNQSKKRALAVIAGTIFATYTFVSVIDVGWEVFSGEQQVNYSTTCESEGIFSIPYAFITFAFEFVLPAGLLATFNILVFIKIRKMLLQRQRTESGTISIECRNSKRNKTTSDADLRDSSLRQPTSNGAASPRQPGPQAYRKSAIMLGLMTGAFIICWCPWFIIIFINALNGGDYVSFDLLWSMSYLMFANSAINPFLYASTNIHYKAEMLSLLCFFRRR; from the coding sequence aaatgtCATCTGGACAAGTCCCCTCAACCATCCGGGCCGACTGCCCGAACTGTTTCCTGGCCATTATCATAGCAATGTGGCTGGAGGCTTCAATTGCCACCGTAGCTAACACCCTAGCCATCATGGCTTTCTTTATGTCCAAGAAAATCCGCAAGAAAGTGTCAAACTACTTCATCCTGAACCTCTCTGTAGCTGACCTACTAGTTGGTGCAGTCGTGATGCCCATCAATAACGTTTCTGTGTACTACGGCTACTGGCCGTTCGGTAAGGTCGTCTGTAAAATCTGGTTACTCCTGGTGTTCGCCTGTACAGTCCTGTCCAGCTTCGCCTTGGTGCTCATTAGCTGGGACCGCTATCTGTGGGTGAGAGCCCCGTTGGTTTACATCCACAACCAATCAAAGAAGCGCGCACTAGCTGTTATAGCTGGTACGATTTTCGCCACATATACCTTCGTGTCTGTAATAGATGTCGGTTGGGAGGTGTTTTCTGGGGAGCAGCAGGTGAACTACTCGACCACATGTGAGTCGGAAGGAATATTCTCTATACCATATGCCTTTATAACATTTGCCTTTGAGTTTGTCCTTCCAGCTGGGTTGCTTGCGACGTTTAACATACTAGTGTTCATCAAAATCAGAAAGATGCTGCTACAGCGTCAACGCACTGAATCAGGGACGATATCAATTGAATGCAGGAACAGCAAGAGAAACAAGACAACATCGGATGCTGACCTGAGGGACTCCAGCCTTCGTCAGCCAACCTCAAACGGCGCTGCCTCACCGAGGCAGCCCGGTCCGCAAGCCTACCGCAAGTCAGCCATCATGCTCGGCCTAATGACTGGGGCATTCATCATATGTTGGTGCCCCTGGTTTATCATTATATTTATAAACGCCCTCAATGGTGGGGACTATGTCAGCTTTGACTTGCTGTGGTCAATGTCATATCTTATGTTTGCAAACTCAGCGATTAACCCATTCCTTTATGCTTCAACTAACATTCATTACAAAGCAGAGATGCTATCACTTCTTTGCTTTTTCCGCCGAAGGTAG